One genomic region from Neosynechococcus sphagnicola sy1 encodes:
- a CDS encoding DUF2281 domain-containing protein translates to MKAAEKLYQLIQILPESQINEVLHFAEFLQQKQLTPTPPPAISPGTLTGLRGIAKRPKATPSDSELQAEYADYLTQKYR, encoded by the coding sequence ATGAAAGCCGCTGAGAAACTCTACCAACTGATCCAAATCCTCCCAGAAAGCCAAATTAATGAAGTCCTCCACTTCGCCGAATTTCTCCAGCAAAAACAACTGACCCCTACGCCACCCCCGGCTATCTCCCCCGGCACCCTCACTGGACTTCGGGGCATTGCCAAACGCCCCAAAGCAACCCCTAGCGACAGCGAACTGCAAGCAGAATACGCCGACTATTTGACCCAAAAATACCGATAA